Part of the Zea mays cultivar B73 chromosome 4, Zm-B73-REFERENCE-NAM-5.0, whole genome shotgun sequence genome is shown below.
CCGCAGATCCTACGCGCCGTGCACGCGGCCGCCTCCATGGCGACGCTCAAGGATCTCCTACCGGCGCCCAAGACGTCAGCGTCCACCTTCTACGACCACAGCAGCGACCCCTGGTTCAAGGAGCGGTACGGTGGGGAGTCGGCGCAGGCGGCCGCGGCGACGAGGCCCGCGGCCGCCGCCCGGCCCGTGCCACCTTACGGAAAGCGGACGGGGTTCGTGCCGCGACGGCCGGAGGACTTCGGGGATGGCGGCGCCTTTCCGGAGATCCACGTCGCGCAGTATCCGCTCGGCATGGGACGCCGTGATGATAAGGGCGGATCCAAGATCCTTGCGCTCACCGTCGACGCACACGGCAGCGTCGCCTTCGACGCCGTCGTCAAGCAGGGGGAGAACGCAGGCAAGATCGTCTACTCTAAGCATAGCGACCTCGTGCCGAAGATAGCCACTGCCGATTCCCAGGCGACGTCGGAcgacgacgaggagcagaagcagATCGAGGAGACAACTGAACGGACCAAGGCCGCCTTGGAGAAGGTTGTCAACGTCCGCCTCTCTGCAGCTCAGCCCAAGAATGTGCCGACTCATGATTCTGAGTCCAAGTTCATCAAGTATAAGCCGTCACAGCAATCCGCGGCCTTCAATTCAGGTGCAAAGGAGAGGATCATTAGGATGTCAGAGATGGCGGTGGATCCTCTTGAGCCACCAAAGTTCAAGCACAAGCGTGTGCCCCGGGCGTCTGGGTCACCACCTGTACCAGTGATGCACTCGCCGCCACGGCCAGTTACAGTGAAGGACCAGCAGGATTGGAAGATCCCACCTTGTATTTCAAATTGGAAAAATCCAAAGGGTTACACGATTCCGCTTGATAAGAGGTTGGCGGCTGATGGGAGGGGTCTGCAGGAGGTGCAGATCAATGATAACTTTGCAAAGCTTTCTGAAGCATTGTACGTGGCAGAGCAGAAGGCGAGGGAGGCAGTGCAGATGCGCTCCAAGGTTCAGAGGGAACTTATGCTGAAGGAGAAGGAGAGAAAGGAGCAAGAGCTAAGGGCACTTGCACAGAGGGCACGTATGGAGAGGACTGGTGCCCCACCTGCACCATCAGGTGTGCCTGCTGGTGGTGGCAGGGGAGCAATTCAGGATGTTGATGAAGTTATGGATATGGAGCAACCGCGTGAACCACGGGAATCACGTGAGCAGCGCAGGGAGTCTAGAGAAGAGAGGGAAGGAAGGATTGAGCGTGATAGAATCCGTGAGGAGCGCAGacgcgagagggagagggagaggaggcttGAAGCCAAGGATGCTGCAATGGGCAAGAAGAGTAAGATCACAAGGGACAGGGATCGTGATATCAGTGAGAAGATTGCTCTTGGTATGGCAAGCACTGGTGGTGCAAAAGGTGGTGAGGTTATGTATGACCAGCGTCTGTTCAACCAGGACAAGGGAATGGACTCTGGTTTTGCCACAGATGATCAGTACAATATCTACTCTAAGGGTCTCTTCACAGCGCAGTCCACGATGTCCACGCTATACAGGCCTAAGAAGGATGGGGATTCTGATGTATATGGTGATGCAGATGAACAGTTGGAGAAGGTTATGAAGACTGAGAGGTTCAAGCCTGACAAGGGATTTACTGGTGCTTCAGAGAGGACTGGCAAGCGAGACAGGCCTGTGGAGTTCGATAAGCAGGAAGAAAATGATCCATTTGGTCTGGATCAGTTCTTGACTGAGGTGAAGAAGGGTAAGAAAGCTGTGGAGAAGATTGGAGGTGGAGGAACCATGAAGGCGAGTGGTGGGTCCTCAATGAGGGATGATTATGATGGTGGATCTGGGAGGTCCCGCATCAACTTTGAAAGGGGGCGCTGAGGTATTTGCTCTGCTTCTGCAGGTTTGGAATGCTTTCTCAAATATCTTCTAGCAGAATGTCATAAGAAGCTGAACTCTGATAagaaagagcatggctcctgtgCTGTTATAGCTCATGTGCCTACTTTCAGTGGTTGTGCTTAAGAGTGTACTATATGGATCCTATGATGTCTATGTACTATGCGTGTATCTGTTCATTATAGGAGCTATGAGCTTCGTTTATCCATGTTCCATCAATTGTTACGAACTTACGATACATGTTATTGGGCTCTATTATTTCATCAGTTATCATTTTGGGATATGGATGGACTCAACGTGGCTATTTGTTGCCATGGTTGCTGCACATGTGCTCATTCTGTTTATGAATTTCTTGGTGGTGCCTATTAGATTATTTCTTTCTGCTTTTTATTGCGGGGATGTATTCATGGTTTACTGTTGTACTCAATAAGATTTTGCTGTGTCATGCGAACTGTGGTTATCTGTGACTCCATTTCCTAGTTCAGTGTGCTTGGTTTGAGTGGAGTCTCAGTCATGCTCTAGTTTTTGGTTGACATTAGTTTTCAGTTTTTCTGCAGTGTCCTTAACTTACCTATATCCAGTTTTTACCctgtgaacttgtgatacttCAAGGTAGCTTTTATTGAATTTTAGTTATTTTCTGCCCTTATAAATATTGGGATCCTGGTTTGTTCTAATTCTCATGTAAACATTTGTTCATTTTACAAAGAAGCAAACCTTTATAGGGCAatttttgttttttgtttttgATGCAGAGCTGTATCAAGTTGGTCGATCTATATTTATTGTTAAAGTTTCATGAGTTTCTTTAAAAGAGATTTAAAATTTCCTGATAATTGAGCACATATATGCAATGAATGCATGGCCGATTGCTATAACTACCGTGGACATTGCTTTGCTGTTTGCATGAGCAACAGATGATTGAAACTGGGGCAAAACGTACTTTGCTTACTGCTATCTTGTAGTAGAGTATATATGTTTCTGTGCACGCTTGCAATCAGAGATTTGATGACAGTTCCAAATTTACTGAAGCAGTATGCACACATGTTTTCTTTCCCCCACACACGGACACACCTATGATAATAATGCGGTACTAACAATTGGCTCAGAGGCTCCACCTTATGAACATTAAGACACCGTTTGGTTCAACACGTTGCCTTTTTTTTCAGTTTTACAAGCAACTTTATCAGTGAAGTTAAAGTTGATTAGCGAACCGTTTGCAAAACAGGCATACAGCTCAGTTTTTTAGTTTTACGAGCAACTTTCTCAGTGAAGTTAAAAGCTGTTTTGGTGAATCATTTGCAAGACAGCTTTGTATGTACATTTGTTCTTACAGAATCTTACAGGACCGATGAGTGTGTTTTGAAGCTGTGAAAAAGCTATTGTTTTCAGCTTCACGATATTCTATTCCTATGTGAGATCATGATTTAGGCTTCGGCATATTCTTTTCCTATGTGAGATCATGATTTAGGTTTCGTTTGGCTCACAGGACCGACGGGTGTGTGATGAAGCTGTGATAAGCTATTATTTCTAGCATCATCATATTCTATTTCTGTGTGAGATGATGAGTCAGATTTCGTTTGGCACACTTTCACTTTACTAGCGAAGCCGTTTTTTCTTTCTCCAACTTTGTGTTTTCTTCTTCAACGTCATGAATAACTTCGTGGAGTTAAAACAGTTTTGGTAAACCGTTTGATAAAACCATTTCACATGTAGCAGTTTGCATTGCAAAACGATATTCTGCACGTCTATATTTATTTGTTTGGTTAACTCTCAATCTATGTGAATGGAGTgggattgggtgggtttaaatcccaaacaagtcaaagttTTTCTAAATTTTTTCTAATCTAATCCAATTTATATATAATGGGAATAACTAAACAAGTCCTTGCTGGGGCTGAGGGAGCAGCCAGCCCACAGAAAGCTGCCAACACGTACAAAGGGAAGAAATCAGACTGACGAGAAACAAAGAAAGACAGCCGATAGATGGAACGGAAAAATCATCCTGTCTCCGTAGTCCGTAGGAGTACTTTGCTTCGAGATGGGCCGGCATCTGCTCGTGTCTGACATGTGCTATCAAATGGGCTTCAAAAAAGGACTATCGGGCCCATCGTGGGTTTCCCTGGCACTTGGTTTTCTAGTCTTTTGTGAACCGAACCGAACGAGTGTGTGACATTTCCGCACATGGCCACCAcctcaaaaaaaaaaaaagacgGAAACAGAGAAGAAGAATATTTCGTTTCGTGAACAAGCTGGTTTTGGGGCCGTAAATCGGCCAGCACATTTCGCATGGAGGCAGCCCCGGGTTGTCCTGCacccggtttcctttgctcgccGTCCATCTCGCTGTGGTTCTGGATGCTAACGATCCCGCTTCCTGTCTGTCATGAGGATTGAGAAGACGCCACTGCGCCCCTCGTCGCTTTTGGCCGCATCGATCCGTTATCTTTTAAACTGTGCAGTCCAGCAGCTTTCGATAGTGTTCATGATCTCTCAGGGACCCAGGACAGCCAATTTCAACACTGCCGACCAGTCGCCCTCGCCCCAGCTCCTTCGTTTTCGAACCTTATCAAAGTAGAAGAAAAAAAATATTCAGGATAGTCTGTACATTGTACCTGCCAATTATACCATTCACACAGGTGAAAGATCCCGCTACTCCTTTCTTGTTTTTAGAGTCGGCCAGTCTCATAGGTCACCAGATCAGACATGGATACTTCCTTCttttcctatatatatatatatatatatatatatatatatatatatatatatatatatatatatatatatatatatatatatatatatatatatatatatatatatatatatatatgcactaCATATTAAGAGAGCAAGAGTAGTCTGCCTCCctcgttctgccgttctgccgtcCATGGATCTAGACCGTCGATATCGCATCGTATGTCTGCGTCTCCCACACTCCATCCTTCTCCACCGCGTGACCACCCAATCCCTAACCTCCCCCGCACTCTCTGTCGCGTTGCCCGCCCCCTGCCTCCACCGCCGACGCGACCTCTCTCCGCCTCC
Proteins encoded:
- the LOC100286002 gene encoding pre-mRNA-splicing factor prp45 — protein: MATLKDLLPAPKTSASTFYDHSSDPWFKERYGGESAQAAAATRPAAAARPVPPYGKRTGFVPRRPEDFGDGGAFPEIHVAQYPLGMGRRDDKGGSKILALTVDAHGSVAFDAVVKQGENAGKIVYSKHSDLVPKIATADSQATSDDDEEQKQIEETTERTKAALEKVVNVRLSAAQPKNVPTHDSESKFIKYKPSQQSAAFNSGAKERIIRMSEMAVDPLEPPKFKHKRVPRASGSPPVPVMHSPPRPVTVKDQQDWKIPPCISNWKNPKGYTIPLDKRLAADGRGLQEVQINDNFAKLSEALYVAEQKAREAVQMRSKVQRELMLKEKERKEQELRALAQRARMERTGAPPAPSGVPAGGGRGAIQDVDEVMDMEQPREPRESREQRRESREEREGRIERDRIREERRRERERERRLEAKDAAMGKKSKITRDRDRDISEKIALGMASTGGAKGGEVMYDQRLFNQDKGMDSGFATDDQYNIYSKGLFTAQSTMSTLYRPKKDGDSDVYGDADEQLEKVMKTERFKPDKGFTGASERTGKRDRPVEFDKQEENDPFGLDQFLTEVKKGKKAVEKIGGGGTMKASGGSSMRDDYDGGSGRSRINFERGR